A part of Vulpes lagopus strain Blue_001 chromosome 4, ASM1834538v1, whole genome shotgun sequence genomic DNA contains:
- the MXD4 gene encoding max dimerization protein 4 isoform X3 codes for MKLNSLLILLEAAEYLERRDREAEHGYASVLPFDGDFARKKTKAAGLVRKAPNNRSSHNELEKHRRAKLRLYLEQLKQLVPLGPDSTRHTTLSLLKRAKMHIKKLEEQDRRALSIKEQLQREHRFLKRRLEQLSMQSLERVRTDSTGSAVSTDDSEQEVDVEGMEFGPGELDSVGSSSDVDDHYSLQSGGCSDGGYGPPCRRPGRPGLS; via the exons ATGAAGCTGAATTCCCTGCTGATCCTGCTGGAGGCGGCCGAGTACCTGGAGCGCAGGGACCGAG AGGCCGAGCACGGCTACGCCTCGGTGCTGCCCTTCGACGGGGACTTCGCCAGGAAGAAGACAAAGGCGGCTGGCCTGGTGCGCAAGGCCCCGAACAACAG GTCTTCACACAATGAACTAGAAAAGCACAG ACGAGCCAAACTCAGGCTCTATCTGGAGCAGCTCAAGCAGCTGGTACCCCTGGGCCCTGACAGTACCCGCCACACCACGCTGAGCCTCCTGAAGCGTGCCAAGATGCACATCAAG aaaCTGGAGGAGCAGGACCGCCGGGCACTGAGCATCAAGGAGCAGCTGCAGCGAGAACACCGCTTCCTGAAGCGGCGCCTGGAGCAGCTGTCCATGCAGAGCCTGGAACGTGTACGCACGGACAGCACGGGCTCCGCTGTCTCCACTGACGACTCAGAGCAAG AAGTGGACGTAGAGGGTATGGAGTTTGGCCCTGGTGAGCTGGACAGTGTTGGCAGCAGCAGTGACGTGGACGACCACTACAGCTTGCAGAGCGGTGGCTGCAGCGACGGGGGCTATGGGCCCCCCTGCCGGCGGCCTGGCCGCCCTGGCCTCTCGTAG
- the MXD4 gene encoding max dimerization protein 4 isoform X1, producing MKLNSLLILLEAAEYLERRDREAEHGYASVLPFDGDFARKKTKAAGLVRKAPNNRSSHNELEKHRRYEIGVGGAGPWPSLIPTDLCFCGDMTRDHSERDKVECQSCLGPPGHLGAACRCRRAKLRLYLEQLKQLVPLGPDSTRHTTLSLLKRAKMHIKKLEEQDRRALSIKEQLQREHRFLKRRLEQLSMQSLERVRTDSTGSAVSTDDSEQEVDVEGMEFGPGELDSVGSSSDVDDHYSLQSGGCSDGGYGPPCRRPGRPGLS from the exons ATGAAGCTGAATTCCCTGCTGATCCTGCTGGAGGCGGCCGAGTACCTGGAGCGCAGGGACCGAG AGGCCGAGCACGGCTACGCCTCGGTGCTGCCCTTCGACGGGGACTTCGCCAGGAAGAAGACAAAGGCGGCTGGCCTGGTGCGCAAGGCCCCGAACAACAG GTCTTCACACAATGAACTAGAAAAGCACAG GAGATACGAaattggggtgggaggggctggtCCTTGGCCCTCCCTGATCCCAACGGACCTGTGTTTCTGTGGTGACATGACCAGAGACCACTCTGAACGTGACAAAGTGGAATGCCAATCCTGCCTGGGGCCCCCTGGACATCTAGGAGCAGCCTGCCGCTGCAG ACGAGCCAAACTCAGGCTCTATCTGGAGCAGCTCAAGCAGCTGGTACCCCTGGGCCCTGACAGTACCCGCCACACCACGCTGAGCCTCCTGAAGCGTGCCAAGATGCACATCAAG aaaCTGGAGGAGCAGGACCGCCGGGCACTGAGCATCAAGGAGCAGCTGCAGCGAGAACACCGCTTCCTGAAGCGGCGCCTGGAGCAGCTGTCCATGCAGAGCCTGGAACGTGTACGCACGGACAGCACGGGCTCCGCTGTCTCCACTGACGACTCAGAGCAAG AAGTGGACGTAGAGGGTATGGAGTTTGGCCCTGGTGAGCTGGACAGTGTTGGCAGCAGCAGTGACGTGGACGACCACTACAGCTTGCAGAGCGGTGGCTGCAGCGACGGGGGCTATGGGCCCCCCTGCCGGCGGCCTGGCCGCCCTGGCCTCTCGTAG
- the MXD4 gene encoding max dimerization protein 4 isoform X2, translated as MPPARHCVLLSLLCPQCPGCQVLRQSTAGVLCPGGSSSLRDHSERDKVECQSCLGPPGHLGAACRCRRAKLRLYLEQLKQLVPLGPDSTRHTTLSLLKRAKMHIKKLEEQDRRALSIKEQLQREHRFLKRRLEQLSMQSLERVRTDSTGSAVSTDDSEQEVDVEGMEFGPGELDSVGSSSDVDDHYSLQSGGCSDGGYGPPCRRPGRPGLS; from the exons ATGCCTCCTGCTCGTCATTGTGTCCTGTTGAGTCTCTTGT GTCCCCAGTGCCCAGGCTGTCAGGTCCTGAGGCAGAGCACAGCCGGAGTCCTGTGTCCTGGAGGTTCTTCCTCACTCAG AGACCACTCTGAACGTGACAAAGTGGAATGCCAATCCTGCCTGGGGCCCCCTGGACATCTAGGAGCAGCCTGCCGCTGCAG ACGAGCCAAACTCAGGCTCTATCTGGAGCAGCTCAAGCAGCTGGTACCCCTGGGCCCTGACAGTACCCGCCACACCACGCTGAGCCTCCTGAAGCGTGCCAAGATGCACATCAAG aaaCTGGAGGAGCAGGACCGCCGGGCACTGAGCATCAAGGAGCAGCTGCAGCGAGAACACCGCTTCCTGAAGCGGCGCCTGGAGCAGCTGTCCATGCAGAGCCTGGAACGTGTACGCACGGACAGCACGGGCTCCGCTGTCTCCACTGACGACTCAGAGCAAG AAGTGGACGTAGAGGGTATGGAGTTTGGCCCTGGTGAGCTGGACAGTGTTGGCAGCAGCAGTGACGTGGACGACCACTACAGCTTGCAGAGCGGTGGCTGCAGCGACGGGGGCTATGGGCCCCCCTGCCGGCGGCCTGGCCGCCCTGGCCTCTCGTAG